A part of Corynebacterium afermentans subsp. lipophilum genomic DNA contains:
- a CDS encoding glycosyltransferase, protein MATITALVTVYHGTDEHDLVRALDSLAVQTRPADELVIVADGPVSEGVRRVVEKQDARVIRLPENVGAGPASQAGLATIDSDYTARLDSDDAAKPTRFARQLEFLEAHPEVGALGSAVEEFAETPGDTGKVRALPENPHAYAKMNSPVNNPSVMLRTRAVKEVGGYRDVHFMEDYDLYARLIAGGWHVRNLPEALTDFQVTDAQFSRRTGREMLAAEVQMQRNLVAYGFVSRPRAAFNLAARTAYRALPTGLLRRVYAALFHRGE, encoded by the coding sequence ATGGCCACGATTACCGCACTGGTGACCGTCTACCACGGCACCGACGAACACGACCTGGTCCGCGCCCTCGACTCGCTGGCGGTGCAGACGCGGCCTGCGGACGAGCTGGTCATTGTGGCGGACGGGCCGGTGTCGGAGGGGGTCCGGAGGGTCGTCGAGAAGCAAGATGCCCGGGTGATTCGGCTGCCTGAGAATGTCGGCGCGGGCCCGGCGTCGCAGGCTGGCCTTGCCACGATCGATTCCGACTACACCGCACGGCTGGACTCCGACGACGCCGCGAAACCGACACGTTTCGCCCGGCAGCTGGAGTTTTTGGAGGCGCACCCGGAGGTCGGCGCGCTGGGCAGCGCCGTCGAAGAGTTCGCGGAAACCCCCGGCGACACCGGCAAGGTGCGCGCCCTGCCGGAAAACCCGCACGCGTACGCGAAGATGAACTCGCCGGTGAACAACCCCTCGGTGATGCTGCGCACCCGCGCCGTCAAGGAGGTCGGGGGCTACCGGGACGTGCACTTCATGGAGGACTACGACCTCTACGCGCGGCTGATCGCGGGCGGTTGGCACGTGCGCAACCTGCCGGAAGCGCTGACGGACTTCCAGGTCACCGACGCGCAGTTTTCCCGCCGCACCGGCCGCGAGATGCTCGCCGCGGAAGTGCAGATGCAGCGCAACCTGGTCGCCTACGGCTTTGTTTCGCGCCCGCGGGCGGCGTTCAACCTGGCGGCGCGCACCGCATACCGCGCGCTACCCACAGGTTTGCTCCGGCGCGTGTACGCCGCTTTGTTCCACCGCGGGGAGTAA
- the rfbA gene encoding glucose-1-phosphate thymidylyltransferase RfbA produces MKGIILAGGSGTRLYPITQGISKQLMPIYDKPMIYYPLSTLISAGIREILIITTPEDRPNFERLLGDGSRLGIMLHYAEQPRPEGLAQAFLIGEEFIGDDSVALVLGDNIFDGSGIAQVLGQVRDIDGGAIFAYEVSDPQRYGVVEFDASGTALSIEEKPEAPKSNFAVVGLYFYDNDVVDIAKSITPSARGELEITSVNEAYLNRGDLKVHRLHRGDVWLDTGTIDSMSEASAYVEVLQKRTGTVIGSPEVAAYREGFIDAAQLEALGEQVLKSGYGRYLIDAARD; encoded by the coding sequence ATGAAGGGCATCATTCTCGCCGGCGGCTCGGGCACGCGCCTGTACCCGATCACCCAGGGCATCTCGAAGCAACTCATGCCCATCTACGACAAGCCGATGATCTACTACCCGCTATCCACGCTGATCAGCGCGGGTATCAGGGAGATTTTGATCATCACCACCCCGGAGGACCGGCCGAACTTCGAGCGTTTGCTTGGCGACGGCTCACGTCTCGGCATCATGCTCCACTACGCCGAACAACCCCGCCCGGAGGGACTGGCGCAGGCGTTTTTGATCGGCGAGGAGTTCATCGGCGACGACTCGGTGGCGCTGGTGCTCGGCGACAACATCTTCGACGGCAGCGGCATCGCCCAGGTGCTCGGCCAGGTGCGCGACATCGACGGCGGGGCGATTTTCGCCTACGAGGTCTCGGACCCGCAGCGCTATGGCGTGGTCGAGTTCGACGCTTCCGGCACCGCGCTGTCCATCGAGGAGAAACCGGAGGCTCCGAAGTCTAACTTCGCCGTGGTGGGGCTGTACTTCTACGACAACGATGTTGTGGACATCGCCAAATCCATCACCCCCTCGGCGCGCGGGGAGCTGGAGATCACCTCCGTCAACGAGGCCTACCTCAACCGCGGCGACCTGAAGGTGCACCGCCTGCACCGGGGTGATGTGTGGCTGGACACCGGCACCATCGACTCCATGAGCGAAGCCAGCGCCTACGTGGAGGTGCTGCAAAAGCGCACCGGCACCGTCATCGGCTCGCCAGAGGTGGCGGCGTACCGCGAGGGCTTCATCGACGCCGCGCAGCTGGAGGCCCTGGGCGAGCAGGTGCTGAAATCCGGCTACGGCCGCTACCTCATCGACGCAGCAAGGGACTAA
- a CDS encoding sugar nucleotide-binding protein, with product MTTIDGLEVHQLTVHEDNRGWFKENWSGQKLTPKQHNVSFNARRGATRGMHAEPWDKWVSVATGRVFGAWVDMREGSATYGEKFTCEIGPDTAVFVPRGVANGFQALEDDTTYIYLVNQRYSPGGAFCSYKEIDWPLEPTELSAKDLEHPMLIDATALPPRRILVTGANGQLGRALRQIWSEDQAHFVGHDEFDICHVADAAKSAGIDWADYWAIVNCAAYNDVNGAEDDRAGAWRVNAAAPAELASISNEHDLTLVHVSSDYIFDGNVEVHDEAEAPSPLSAYGASKAAGDTAAQVARKHYVVRTSWVFGDGRNFMSVMADLAAKSAAPKVVCDQRGRPTWAEDLAKGIAHLLDTGAEYGVYNITSDGDAATRDEIAMAVFIAVGGDPADVHPVTTEQYGAEFGVEAPRPRESTLVLDKIKATGFNPTNWRAALALYVALR from the coding sequence ATGACCACCATCGACGGCCTCGAGGTTCACCAACTTACCGTCCACGAGGACAACCGTGGCTGGTTCAAAGAGAACTGGTCCGGCCAAAAACTCACCCCGAAGCAGCACAACGTCAGCTTCAACGCCCGCCGCGGCGCCACCCGCGGCATGCACGCCGAGCCGTGGGACAAGTGGGTCTCCGTGGCCACCGGCCGCGTGTTCGGCGCGTGGGTGGACATGCGCGAAGGCTCCGCCACGTACGGCGAGAAGTTCACCTGCGAGATCGGCCCGGACACCGCCGTGTTCGTCCCCCGCGGCGTGGCCAACGGCTTCCAGGCGCTCGAGGACGACACCACCTACATCTACCTGGTCAACCAGCGCTACTCCCCCGGCGGCGCGTTCTGCTCCTACAAGGAAATCGACTGGCCGCTCGAGCCCACCGAGCTGTCCGCCAAAGACCTCGAGCATCCCATGCTTATCGACGCCACAGCGCTGCCCCCACGCCGCATCCTCGTCACCGGCGCCAACGGCCAGCTTGGACGCGCCCTGCGCCAAATCTGGTCGGAGGACCAGGCCCACTTCGTGGGCCACGACGAGTTCGACATCTGCCACGTCGCCGACGCGGCGAAAAGCGCCGGCATTGACTGGGCGGACTACTGGGCGATTGTGAACTGCGCCGCCTACAACGACGTCAACGGCGCGGAGGACGACCGGGCCGGGGCATGGAGGGTGAATGCGGCGGCGCCGGCGGAGCTTGCGTCGATAAGCAATGAGCACGACCTCACGCTCGTCCATGTCTCCTCCGACTACATCTTCGACGGCAACGTCGAGGTGCACGACGAGGCTGAGGCCCCGTCGCCGCTGAGCGCGTACGGCGCGTCGAAGGCCGCCGGCGACACTGCCGCGCAGGTCGCGCGCAAGCACTACGTGGTGCGCACGAGCTGGGTGTTCGGCGACGGCCGCAACTTCATGTCCGTCATGGCCGACCTCGCGGCGAAAAGTGCGGCGCCGAAGGTGGTCTGCGACCAGCGCGGCCGCCCCACCTGGGCGGAGGACCTGGCCAAAGGTATCGCGCACCTGCTCGACACCGGCGCCGAGTACGGCGTGTACAACATCACCTCCGACGGCGACGCCGCCACGCGCGACGAGATCGCCATGGCCGTGTTCATCGCCGTCGGCGGCGACCCGGCGGACGTCCACCCCGTGACCACCGAGCAGTACGGCGCCGAATTCGGCGTGGAGGCGCCGCGCCCCCGCGAATCCACCCTGGTGCTGGACAAAATCAAAGCCACAGGTTTCAACCCGACGAACTGGCGCGCGGCGCTGGCGCTGTATGTGGCGCTGCGGTAG
- the rfbB gene encoding dTDP-glucose 4,6-dehydratase, with amino-acid sequence MERLLVTGGAGFIGANFVRQASQSFRVTVVDKLTYAGNRANLPEGIEFVRGDICEQPLIDELVADTDTVVHFAAESHNDNSLRDPSAFVHSNINGTFALLEAVRKSNKRLHHISTDEVFGDLELGGTDAFTETTPYNPSSPYSATKAGSDHLVRAWVRSFGVRATISNCSNNYGPYQHIEKFIPRQITNILTGQPAKLYGTGAQVRDWIHVDDHNDAVLAILERGRIGETYSIGASNPGDAHVTNKQVIETICELMGGEYVHVADRPGHDQRYTMDATKLRRELGWQPQHTDLRSGLEQTIAWYTDNRWWWENDKAGIERGYAERGQ; translated from the coding sequence ATGGAACGTTTGCTTGTCACTGGCGGTGCGGGGTTCATAGGGGCGAATTTTGTCCGGCAGGCGTCGCAAAGCTTCCGCGTCACCGTCGTGGACAAGCTCACCTACGCTGGTAACCGCGCGAACCTGCCCGAGGGCATCGAGTTCGTGCGCGGGGACATCTGTGAGCAACCGCTTATCGACGAGCTCGTGGCCGACACAGACACCGTCGTCCACTTCGCCGCCGAATCGCACAACGACAACTCACTGAGGGACCCGTCCGCGTTCGTGCACAGCAACATCAACGGCACATTCGCTCTGCTGGAGGCGGTGCGCAAGAGTAATAAGCGCCTGCACCACATCTCCACCGACGAAGTCTTCGGCGACCTGGAGCTCGGCGGCACGGACGCGTTCACCGAGACCACGCCGTACAACCCCTCCTCGCCCTACTCGGCAACGAAGGCCGGCTCCGACCACCTCGTGCGCGCTTGGGTGCGCTCGTTTGGGGTGCGCGCGACGATCTCGAACTGCTCCAACAACTACGGGCCCTACCAGCACATAGAGAAGTTCATCCCCCGCCAGATCACCAACATCCTCACCGGCCAGCCCGCCAAGCTCTACGGCACCGGCGCGCAGGTGCGCGACTGGATCCACGTGGACGACCACAACGACGCCGTCCTGGCCATCTTGGAGCGCGGGCGCATCGGCGAGACCTACAGCATCGGCGCGAGCAACCCCGGCGACGCTCACGTCACGAATAAGCAGGTCATCGAGACCATCTGCGAGCTCATGGGCGGCGAATACGTCCATGTCGCCGACCGCCCCGGCCACGACCAGCGCTACACCATGGACGCCACCAAGCTGCGCCGCGAACTCGGCTGGCAACCGCAGCACACGGACCTGCGCAGCGGGCTGGAGCAAACCATCGCCTGGTACACCGACAACCGCTGGTGGTGGGAAAACGACAAGGCAGGCATTGAACGCGGGTACGCGGAAAGGGGACAGTGA
- a CDS encoding M1 family metallopeptidase — protein sequence MRNLRLRSTPIPGTRDRYTGVEFNLGFHVTHYDLDFDYKVAPNRLEATATLTLSTWRELNHLTLDLTQGLSVRRVEVSGGFEIKRYRHHGGKLRITFDQFIPVDTELQMTIRYAGSPRPRRTAWGMLGWEELENGALTANQPDGAPSWFPCDDTPDEKATYTFNVRADRGYVAVTNTTARPMATYLATVQVGQFHRVDLGRNTVAWLPPATQVGDLDKQQAMLDYFETVFGPYPFENYQVVVHEDELEIPLEAQGLSIFGVNHLQGNERLIAHELAHQWFGNSLGIAQWEDIWLNEGFACYAEWLWADFTGQMPIDASVRAHYAKITPMRFTLADPGPRDMFDDRVYKRGAIALHALRRAFGDAVFFNAVRDYVATNAHGIVETFDLVNAFKRQGVDISPILDAWIQHPELPECP from the coding sequence ATGAGAAACCTGAGGCTTCGCTCCACACCCATCCCCGGCACCCGCGACCGCTACACCGGCGTGGAGTTCAACCTGGGGTTCCACGTCACGCACTACGACCTGGATTTTGACTACAAGGTTGCCCCGAACCGTCTCGAAGCAACTGCGACCCTGACGCTGAGCACCTGGCGGGAGCTGAACCACCTCACCCTCGACCTCACCCAGGGCCTGTCGGTGCGCCGCGTGGAGGTATCCGGAGGCTTTGAAATCAAGCGCTACCGCCACCACGGCGGCAAGCTGCGCATCACCTTCGACCAGTTCATCCCGGTGGACACGGAGCTGCAGATGACCATCCGCTACGCCGGCTCCCCGCGCCCCCGCCGTACCGCGTGGGGCATGCTGGGGTGGGAGGAGCTGGAAAACGGCGCGCTGACCGCCAACCAGCCCGACGGCGCGCCGTCCTGGTTCCCCTGCGACGACACCCCGGACGAGAAGGCCACCTACACCTTCAACGTGCGCGCGGACCGCGGGTACGTGGCGGTGACCAACACCACCGCCCGCCCCATGGCCACCTACCTGGCCACGGTGCAGGTGGGCCAGTTCCACCGCGTGGATCTGGGCCGCAACACCGTGGCGTGGCTGCCGCCGGCGACCCAGGTGGGCGACTTGGACAAGCAGCAGGCCATGCTGGACTACTTCGAAACCGTCTTCGGCCCCTACCCGTTTGAGAACTACCAGGTGGTCGTGCATGAAGATGAGCTGGAGATCCCGCTCGAGGCCCAGGGGCTGTCCATCTTCGGCGTGAACCACCTGCAGGGCAACGAGCGCCTCATCGCGCACGAGCTGGCGCACCAGTGGTTCGGCAACTCGCTGGGCATCGCACAGTGGGAGGACATCTGGCTCAACGAAGGTTTCGCCTGCTACGCCGAGTGGCTGTGGGCGGACTTTACGGGGCAAATGCCTATCGACGCCTCCGTGCGCGCCCACTACGCCAAAATCACGCCCATGCGGTTCACCCTCGCGGACCCGGGCCCGCGCGACATGTTCGACGACCGCGTGTACAAACGCGGCGCCATCGCCCTCCACGCACTGCGCCGCGCCTTTGGCGACGCCGTGTTCTTCAACGCGGTGCGCGATTACGTGGCCACCAACGCCCACGGCATCGTGGAGACCTTCGACCTGGTCAACGCGTTTAAGCGCCAGGGCGTGGACATCTCCCCGATCCTGGACGCGTGGATCCAGCACCCCGAGCTTCCGGAGTGCCCGTGA
- a CDS encoding prolyl oligopeptidase family serine peptidase, with product MRDIEPKLLDDLTAAPALKWAREWSDATEARLDSAALRKRIRAALDSDDRIPFVTRRGEYLYNFWRDSEHERGLWRRTTLASFLAEGEADWEVLLDVDALAADEDEDWVYKGATVLPLSWDRALIRLSRGGADAVMVREFDLETRTFVDAAAGGFTIDEAKTDVSWVDRDTILVGTDEGPGTVTNSGYPMQVARWTRGGDKTVIFTGEPDDVAVGAGYDVVDRRTVVTRALDFYTSRTWVDGEYVDVPDDCDAIPHRKWLFIQPRTEFAGVPAGALGVIDLDAFQQGARDFTVLEQDATVESIAFTENALLITCLVDVATSISRVALGTWERTELTLPEAASAHVVAASPLAGDEFWVAASSFTTPTTLLRGDASGALAEAKRAPAHFDTSGLETRQHWVTSADGTRLPYFITGNFSLGPRPTLVGGYGGFEVSLTPAFSNVRGIAWLEQGNFYVQPNLRGGGEFGPEWHSQVVKTNRHKVWEDHKAVLEDVVARGYATAAQIAIRGGSNGGLLTSGALVQYPECFGAAVIQVPLTDMLRYHTLSAGASWMAEYGDPDNPEERAAIATWSPLHNVRPREEVAYPPALVTTSTRDDRVHPAHARTFALALWRAGQPVDYFENTAGGHAGAADNAQVSRVEALIYLWINDKIGNTLA from the coding sequence GTGCGCGACATCGAGCCCAAGCTTCTCGACGACCTCACGGCCGCCCCCGCCCTGAAATGGGCCCGGGAGTGGTCCGACGCGACAGAAGCGCGGCTCGATTCGGCCGCGCTGCGTAAGCGGATCCGCGCCGCTTTGGATTCGGACGACCGGATCCCGTTTGTCACCCGGCGCGGCGAGTACCTGTACAACTTCTGGCGCGACAGCGAGCACGAGCGCGGACTGTGGCGCCGCACGACGCTCGCCTCGTTCCTCGCCGAGGGAGAAGCTGATTGGGAGGTCCTCCTCGACGTCGATGCGCTGGCCGCCGACGAAGACGAGGACTGGGTGTACAAGGGCGCAACCGTGTTGCCGCTGAGCTGGGACCGGGCGCTGATCCGCCTGTCGCGAGGCGGCGCGGACGCGGTGATGGTGCGCGAGTTCGACCTTGAAACCCGCACCTTCGTCGATGCAGCAGCGGGCGGCTTCACCATCGACGAGGCGAAAACGGATGTCAGCTGGGTAGACCGCGACACCATCCTGGTGGGCACCGACGAAGGCCCGGGCACGGTCACCAACTCCGGCTACCCCATGCAGGTGGCGCGCTGGACCCGCGGCGGCGACAAGACCGTCATCTTCACCGGCGAACCCGACGACGTGGCCGTCGGGGCGGGCTATGACGTGGTGGACCGGAGGACCGTCGTCACGCGGGCGCTCGATTTTTACACCTCGCGCACGTGGGTGGACGGCGAGTATGTAGACGTGCCGGACGATTGCGACGCCATCCCCCACCGGAAGTGGCTGTTCATCCAGCCGCGCACCGAGTTCGCGGGCGTGCCCGCGGGTGCCCTCGGCGTGATCGACCTCGATGCGTTCCAGCAAGGCGCCCGCGATTTCACCGTGCTCGAGCAGGACGCCACCGTCGAATCGATCGCGTTCACCGAAAACGCGCTGCTTATCACCTGCCTTGTGGACGTGGCCACCAGCATCTCCCGCGTCGCGTTGGGCACCTGGGAGCGCACCGAGCTCACGCTGCCCGAGGCCGCGAGCGCCCACGTGGTGGCCGCAAGCCCGCTCGCCGGCGACGAGTTCTGGGTCGCCGCCTCCTCCTTCACCACGCCGACAACGCTGTTGCGTGGCGACGCCTCCGGCGCGCTCGCCGAAGCCAAGCGCGCCCCCGCCCACTTCGACACGAGCGGGCTTGAAACCCGCCAGCACTGGGTGACCTCCGCCGACGGCACGCGCCTGCCGTACTTCATCACCGGCAACTTCTCCCTTGGCCCCCGCCCCACGCTGGTGGGAGGCTACGGTGGCTTCGAGGTCTCGCTCACGCCCGCGTTTTCCAACGTGCGCGGCATCGCGTGGCTGGAGCAGGGCAACTTCTACGTCCAGCCCAACCTGCGCGGCGGCGGCGAGTTCGGGCCCGAGTGGCACTCGCAGGTGGTCAAGACCAACCGCCACAAGGTGTGGGAGGACCACAAGGCGGTGCTCGAGGACGTCGTCGCCCGCGGCTACGCCACGGCTGCGCAGATTGCCATCCGTGGCGGCTCGAACGGCGGGCTGCTCACCTCCGGCGCGCTGGTGCAGTACCCGGAGTGCTTTGGGGCGGCGGTGATCCAGGTGCCGCTGACGGACATGCTGCGCTACCACACTCTGTCCGCCGGCGCGTCCTGGATGGCGGAGTACGGCGACCCGGACAACCCCGAAGAGCGCGCCGCGATTGCAACCTGGTCGCCGCTGCACAACGTCCGCCCGCGCGAGGAAGTGGCCTACCCGCCGGCACTGGTGACCACCTCCACGCGCGACGACCGCGTCCACCCCGCCCACGCCCGCACCTTCGCGCTCGCGCTGTGGCGGGCGGGCCAGCCGGTGGACTACTTCGAAAACACCGCAGGCGGTCACGCCGGTGCCGCGGATAACGCACAGGTGTCGCGGGTGGAGGCGTTGATCTACCTGTGGATCAACGACAAGATCGGCAACACCCTGGCGTAG
- a CDS encoding alpha/beta hydrolase, which produces MRKIKAAALAALTALSLAGTSAPATSAQQPAGQEGVVKAWDARSNPPRITRTGQPQEWANQVDHKTVLSYNVYSPSMRRDIPVAVVPATDAAGNRVRNAPTLYLLNGAGGAEQNQDWLKLYPVKDYFAGKGVNVVVPQAGAFSYYTDWVKDDVASDYINGPQKWETFLTKELPGPIERVVGANGRRAVTGLSMSATSALLFAEHNPGMYQAVAAFSGCASTSSPHGYNFARVTVNRAGNPNFQTVTPEMMWGPMNGPYNRYNDALLGAEKLRGTRLYVSSGTGLAGHPDQVSYLLGKGAPMPAAQLGSGVLQVEGGVIEAAVNKCTHDLKAKLDGLGIPAHFELRNVGTHSWPYWTEDMDRAWHTTIKPALGA; this is translated from the coding sequence ATGAGAAAGATCAAGGCGGCGGCGCTTGCCGCCCTCACGGCACTCTCCCTCGCCGGCACCAGCGCACCGGCGACCTCCGCCCAGCAGCCAGCCGGCCAGGAAGGCGTTGTGAAGGCGTGGGACGCGCGATCGAACCCGCCGCGGATCACCCGCACCGGCCAGCCGCAGGAGTGGGCCAACCAGGTGGACCACAAGACGGTGCTGTCCTACAACGTGTACTCCCCCTCCATGCGCCGCGACATCCCGGTCGCAGTGGTGCCGGCCACCGACGCCGCCGGCAACCGCGTGCGCAACGCACCGACGCTGTACCTGCTCAACGGTGCCGGCGGCGCGGAGCAGAACCAGGACTGGCTGAAGCTCTACCCGGTGAAGGACTACTTCGCCGGCAAAGGCGTCAACGTGGTGGTGCCGCAGGCCGGCGCGTTTTCCTACTACACGGACTGGGTGAAAGACGACGTCGCCTCCGACTACATCAACGGCCCGCAGAAGTGGGAGACGTTTTTGACCAAGGAGCTTCCCGGCCCGATCGAGCGCGTGGTGGGCGCCAACGGCCGCCGCGCCGTAACCGGATTGTCCATGTCCGCCACTTCTGCCCTGCTGTTCGCGGAGCATAACCCGGGGATGTACCAGGCCGTGGCGGCGTTTTCCGGCTGCGCGTCCACGTCTTCGCCGCACGGCTACAATTTCGCGCGCGTGACCGTCAACCGCGCGGGTAACCCGAATTTCCAAACGGTCACCCCGGAGATGATGTGGGGGCCGATGAACGGGCCGTACAACCGCTACAACGACGCGCTTTTGGGCGCGGAGAAGCTGCGCGGCACCCGCCTGTACGTCTCCTCCGGCACGGGGCTGGCGGGCCACCCGGACCAGGTCAGCTACCTGCTGGGCAAGGGTGCCCCGATGCCGGCGGCGCAGCTCGGCTCGGGCGTGCTGCAGGTCGAAGGCGGCGTGATCGAGGCCGCGGTGAACAAGTGCACCCACGACCTGAAGGCCAAGCTGGACGGCCTGGGCATCCCGGCGCACTTCGAGCTGCGCAACGTGGGCACCCACTCCTGGCCGTACTGGACCGAGGACATGGACCGCGCCTGGCACACCACAATCAAGCCTGCTCTGGGGGCTTAG
- a CDS encoding alpha/beta hydrolase, producing MKFTRTAVALGAAALIAAGSVPAVQHFAEGGTDEPVTTLSPAATTVQTSLPTPTTSTTASSTTSPTTSEKPKVVPKSSTATPSTTAPTTTTTAATDATSTSTSPTATIVEPAEDPEPTDEHPNIRPLDEAPKTYQGKDQAWVRILARHRGAWDNEAISVKSESMERDIPVAIFYATDENGDRKENAPTVYLLNGAGGSEQDTDWVAQAYDELEKTYKDSGANVVIPMEGAFSYYVDWAAEPPVDTDTNPFFHGKQMWSTFLAHELPQAVEPYMKADKEHRAAAGLSMAATSVLLLAEHNPGFYDAVGSFSGCAATSTPIPWEYLNLTVSRGAPNVMSPEYIFGERGSDYNRHYDALVNAADLKGTAVYLSTGTGLAGESDTPGYLKDRLINQYGVDPDSASARALSNAMTLQVEGGVIEAAMNACTHDLMVKMRANDVEVTHAELRNVGTHSWASWRDDVKLSFDKVFKEALGLEQ from the coding sequence GTGAAGTTCACTCGCACGGCGGTAGCCCTGGGCGCCGCCGCCCTTATCGCCGCAGGCTCCGTGCCCGCCGTCCAGCACTTTGCGGAGGGCGGCACCGACGAGCCGGTCACCACCCTGTCCCCGGCGGCGACGACGGTGCAGACCTCGCTTCCCACCCCAACAACCAGCACCACCGCGAGCTCGACCACGAGCCCGACCACGTCGGAGAAGCCGAAGGTTGTGCCGAAGTCCTCGACGGCAACACCTTCCACAACGGCACCCACGACAACGACGACGGCGGCGACGGATGCGACGTCGACAAGCACGAGCCCGACCGCAACGATTGTGGAACCCGCCGAGGACCCGGAGCCGACGGACGAGCACCCGAATATCCGCCCGCTCGACGAAGCGCCGAAGACTTACCAGGGCAAGGACCAAGCGTGGGTGCGCATCCTCGCTCGCCACCGCGGCGCCTGGGACAACGAGGCAATCTCCGTGAAGTCCGAGTCCATGGAGCGCGACATCCCGGTGGCGATCTTCTACGCCACCGACGAAAACGGCGACCGCAAGGAGAACGCCCCGACGGTCTACCTGCTCAACGGCGCCGGCGGTTCCGAGCAGGACACCGACTGGGTGGCGCAAGCCTACGACGAGCTGGAGAAGACCTACAAGGACTCCGGCGCGAACGTTGTCATCCCGATGGAAGGCGCGTTCTCCTACTACGTGGACTGGGCCGCCGAGCCGCCGGTGGACACGGACACGAACCCGTTCTTCCACGGCAAGCAGATGTGGTCGACCTTCCTGGCTCATGAGCTGCCGCAGGCGGTTGAACCGTACATGAAGGCCGACAAGGAGCACCGCGCGGCGGCCGGCCTGTCCATGGCCGCGACCTCCGTGCTGCTGCTGGCGGAGCACAACCCGGGTTTCTACGACGCTGTCGGCTCCTTCTCCGGCTGCGCGGCGACGTCCACGCCGATCCCCTGGGAGTATCTAAACCTGACCGTCAGCCGCGGCGCGCCGAATGTGATGTCGCCGGAGTACATCTTCGGAGAGCGCGGCTCGGACTACAACCGCCACTACGACGCGCTGGTCAACGCTGCCGATCTGAAGGGCACTGCGGTGTACCTGTCCACCGGCACCGGCCTGGCGGGCGAGAGCGATACGCCGGGCTACCTGAAGGACCGCTTGATCAATCAGTACGGCGTGGACCCGGACTCGGCTTCGGCCCGCGCGCTGTCAAACGCGATGACTCTGCAGGTTGAAGGCGGCGTGATCGAGGCTGCGATGAACGCCTGCACCCACGATCTGATGGTGAAGATGCGCGCTAACGACGTGGAGGTCACCCACGCTGAGCTGCGCAATGTGGGCACCCACAGCTGGGCGTCCTGGCGCGACGACGTGAAGCTTTCCTTTGACAAGGTGTTCAAGGAGGCGCTCGGCCTGGAGCAGTAG